A genome region from Mercenaria mercenaria strain notata chromosome 11, MADL_Memer_1, whole genome shotgun sequence includes the following:
- the LOC128546803 gene encoding uncharacterized protein LOC128546803 has translation MTNSFDAFRETGSNWRLKSVEFMEQTIIKYRPLRGSCFSYVIPETLLRKNCLLNVTGPPALDGECFRYSVLAALHTDPDLVGTIPWSDLHQHKNTLSFEGIGGSGRHMPVASFQAFEEKNKISINLYGFDEKIFPIYISSNHERHRHVDLLLLPERKGDGNENGQLEETEDVNFNSIVRCRKPHYCAIKDLNRLVASQVGRHFTHICRRCLTPRYSQESMDEHERICSQGEDNVVCVMPSDKQKWLKFRNYARILKVSFVIVANFSCYTCPLYDNDEETEGYENRERRLDPCAYSYQRISIDDCHPKDPVFYRGDNAEDTMEHFLADMAAEEAAVFHILEQTYPTTVCNEGLDNMEATNDVCFVCRDPFLPGERIVVDHSHVSGKIRGRCHNACNLRLKEVNFLPIVLENLSKHEGRLIMHAVGKFGAESITVIPQTIDTFVSISIKRCRYIDFSRFLKTSLDDLIESLRNKSGTGAFTFTLKEITQEHIDVSIRRQYMFHDYLDCPERLCETDLPPISAFSKRIAETSLTDEEYSQIQEIWSSFNMKNLDDYLKQYLITRCALFADVVENFRNVLMKDFFLDPMQYYSLPGYSFDCCLYKSEVTLELITDEDIHNTILHALRGGVTVVGSPRLCTANSPDLTGFDPDAPISKTVFLDYNSLYPSCMIDFPLPVFGFRYLCDYDIERLDITQIPKDSAKGYILVVDLEYPEELHDRDDGYPMCPENKTITAEMLSPYTQGLADQCGITLKGDKKLCQTLSDKSRYVKFKHHAAEILHSICPTHVEKMSLAYEERVIVVENHGKTIENQKKRINVKICTNAGYLERLVRKPAFAAARVFSENLAAVQLYNEKVLLNKPIAIGFSVLESSKRRIQTPIKGQKALDFRTVQVEKMSADEELLPSLEVAAHPGYRGDGWLAAVKFRDVPWQNLNNGIPARVNYVRTPASKKIKMETCFTPASYVFASSSDNEQQTSRRKNLQFVSTR, from the exons ATGACGAATAGTTTTGATGCCTTTCGTGAAACGGGATCCAATTGGCGACTTAAATCTGTTGAGTTCATGGAACAGACAATAATAAAATACAGACCTTTAAGGGGATCATGCTTCAGTTACGTCATACCAGAGACATTGCTCCGAAAGAATTGCCTTCTAAATGTAACCGGACCACCAGCGCTGGATGGAGAATGTTTCCGCTACTCCGTACTAGCTGCCCTTCATACTGACCCTGACCTGGTTGGAACTATTCCATGGTCGGACCTCCATCAGCATAAAAACACCCTGTCATTTGAAGGAATTGGGGGCTCTGGACGCCATATGCCAGTTGCAAGTTTTCAAGCTTTTGAAGAGAAAAACAAGATCTCCATAAATCTTTATGGTTTCgatgaaaaaatatttcctatttaCATTTCATCTAACCATGAAAGGCACAGACATGTTGATTTGTTATTACTTCCAGAAAGAAAAGGTGATGGGAATGAAAACGGTCAGTTGGAAGAAACGGAAGACGTTAATTTCAATAGCATTGTCAGGTGCAGAAAGCCGCATTATTGTGCTATAAAAGACCTGAACCGCCTCGTTGCATCCCAGGTCGGTAGACATTTTACGCATATATGCAGAAGATGTCTTACTCCGCGGTATTCACAGGAGAGTATGGATGAGCACGAGCGTATATGTTCCCAAGGTGAAGATAATGTCGTCTGCGTGATGCCTAGCGATAAGCAAAAATGGCTGAAGTTTAGAAACTACGCACGAATTTTAAAGGTTAGTTTCGTAATCGTAGCCAACTTTTCATGTTACACTTGCCCACTGTATGACAATGATGAGGAAACAGAAGGATATGAAAATCGCGAGAGGCGACTCGACCCGTGTGCATATTCATACCAGAGAATCAGTATTGATGATTGTCATCCAAAAGATCCCGTTTTCTACCGCGGTGACAACGCAGAAGATACAATGGAACATTTCTTGGCTGATATGGCAGCTGAAGAAGCGGCAGTATTCCATATTCTTGAACAGACCTATCCAACTACGGTGTGTAATGAAGGCCTTGATAATATGGAGGCGACAAATGACGTATGTTTCGTCTGCAGGGATCCTTTTTTGCCTGGTGAACGGATTGTTGTAGACCACTCTCATGTTAGCG GGAAAATCAGAGGAAGGTGTCACAACGCGTGCAACCTGCGACTGAAGGAAGTTAATTTTCTACCAATCGTGCTAGAG AATCTGAGTAAACACGAAGGCAGACTAATAATGCATGCTGTTGGAAAATTTGGTGCCGAGTCTATAACAGTTATTCCCCAGACAATTGACACATTTGTTTCAATATCTATCAAGCGTTGCCGCTACATAGACTTTAGTCGATTTCTCAAGACTTCCTTAGACGACTTAATAGAAAGCTTGAGAAACAAATCTGGAACTGGAGCTTTTACCTTCACTCTTAAAGAGATTACACAGGAACATATAGATGTAAGTATTAGGAGGCAGTATATGTTCCACGACTACTTGGATTGTCCTGAACGTCTATGTGAAACTGATCTCCCTCCTATATCGGCATTCAGCAAAAGAATTGCGGAAACCAGTCTGACAGATGAAGAGTACAGTCAGATTCAAGAGATATGGTCATCATTTAACATGAAAAACTTAGATGATTACCTAAAACAATACCTTATTACAAGATGTGCGTTGTTTGCAGATGTGGTAGAAAATTTCAGGAATGTTTTGATGAAAGATTTCTTCCTGGATCCCATGCAGTACTACAGTCTACCAGGTTACAGCTTTGACTGCTGCTTGTACAAGTCCGAAGTTACGTTGGAACTTATAACCGATGAAGACATACATAACACTATACTGCATGCATTACGGGGAGGCGTTACTGTTGTTGGGTCACCGAGACTTTGTACAGCCAATTCTCCAGACCTGACGGGATTCGACCCTGATGCTCCTATCAGCAAAACTGTATTTCTGGATTATAATTCACTATACCCAAGCTGCATGATAGACTTTCCTCTTCCAGTATTTGGTTTCCGCTATCTCTGCGACTATGATATAGAAAGATTAGATATCACACAGATTCCCAAGGATTCTGCGAAAGGCTACATACTCGTCGTTGATTTAGAGTACCCGGAG GAGCTGCATGACAGAGACGATGGCTATCCAATGTGCCCTGAAAATAAGACCATCACGGCAGAAATGCTTTCTCCGTACACGCAAGGCCTCGCCGATCAATGTGGTATTACGTTGAAAGGTGACAAAAAATTGTGTCAGACTCTTTCCGACAAATCGAGgtatgtaaaatttaaacatcATGCTGCTGAAATTCTTCATTCCATTTGTCCTACACATGTGGAGAAGATGTCACTTGCATATGAAGAAAGAGTGATTGTTGTTGAAAACCATG GTAAGACAATAGAGAACCAAAAGAAACGGATTAATGTAAAAATCTGCACAAATGCCGGATATTTAGAACGCCTTGTACGAAAACCTGCTTTTGCAGCTGCACGTGTTTTCTCGGAAAATCTTGCTGCCGTTCAACTTTATAATGAAAAGGTGCTGTTGAACAAGCCTATCGCAATAGGTTTCTCTGTTCTTGAATCATCAAAGCGCAGAAT ACAGACTCCCATCAAAGGCCAAAAAGCGTTGGATTTCCGTACAGTTCAGGTCGAAAAAATGTCCGCAGACGAAGAATTGCTTCCATCTCTTGAGGTTGCAGCACATCCTGGATACCGAGGTGATGGTTGGTTGGCCGCCGTGAAATTTCGTGATGTGCCATGGCAAAACCTTAACAATG GCATTCCTGCTCGAGTGAATTATGTTCGCACACCAGCTTCCAAGAAAATCAAGATGGAAACGTGTTTTACCCCAGCCAGTTATGTTTTTGCCTCATCTTCTGATAATGAACAACAGACTAGCAGACGAAAGAATTTACAATTTGTCTCTACGAGATAA
- the LOC128546802 gene encoding zinc finger protein 39-like, which yields MGDNDFWASVYDKNSVNDDDFQRELLRLNTLLTNDSQQTIHSCDRCNAKFSKKSNLKRHIQNNICNKDKARHSCKLCKEVFTNKTDYVKHEKESHSKYACEKCKCTFSNNFNLNRHVKKKSCVPLSKHICKTCNSQFSKAYNLKVHLENDVCKKEKLICGDCGKTFEKEWFLKRHKENRLCKRGKYLVGKGNRNTLNDVTDHTNKPVCSKCRKSFSCKSSLARHIKRNLCSKISNNVFQCNRCQKMFSSAAYLKHHSVRVHGIRFEAPANRAEAHDSDSNSDQSSDDSNDERNAPVIPMHDGPLLQFRRIMFNSTVVRYKLTTVATEKYDLLYFFANRKNQLKENIVRELTRLQSVKWYVAVKVNMDRRDINGEVVDEASPVFKSLTKPVCLKTQLMVK from the coding sequence ATGGGGGATAATGACTTTTGGGCTTCTGTATATGATAAAAACTCTGTGAATGATGATGACTTCCAAAGGGAATTACTGAGATTAAACACTCTTTTAACAAACGACTCACAACAAACGATACATTCGTGTGACAGGTGCAATGCAAAATTTAGTaaaaagtcaaatttgaaacGCCACATTCAAAACAATATATGCAATAAAGATAAAGCCAGACATTCGTGTAAACTCTGCAAAGAAGTGTTCACAAATAAAACAGATTACGTGAAACACGAGAAAGAATCACATTCAAAGTATGCATGTGAAAAGTGCAAATGTACCTTTTCAAACAACTTTAACTTAAACAGGCATGTAAAGAAAAAATCGTGTGTTCCTCTATCTAAACATATTTGCAAAACCTGCAACAGCCAATTTTCAAAAGCATACAATTTAAAAGTTCATCTTGAGAACGACGTTTGTAAAAAAGAGAAACTCATTTGTGGAGACTGTGGGAAAACCTTTGAAAAGGAATGGTTTCTCAAAAGACACAAGGAGAATAGACTCTGCAAAAGAGGAAAGTACCTTGTGGGAAAGGGAAACCGTAATACCCTAAATGATGTCACAGACCATACAAATAAGCCAGTTTGTAGCAAATGTCGCAAATCCTTTTCGTGCAAGTCATCTTTAGCGAGACATATTAAACGAAACTTATgcagtaaaatttcaaacaatgtGTTCCAGTGCAATCGCtgtcagaaaatgttttcatcaGCCGCATACCTTAAACATCACAGCGTCAGAGTACATGGAATCAGGTTTGAAGCACCTGCTAACAGGGCTGAAGCACACGACAGTGACAGCAATTCGGACCAAAGCAGTGACGACAGTAATGACGAAAGAAATGCACCAGTTATCCCGATGCATGATGGTCCTCTCCTCCAGTTCCGGCGAATAATGTTCAACAGCACCGTGGTTAGGTATAAACTTACCACTGTAGCTACAGAGAAATATGACCTACTGTATTTTTTTGCTAACAGAAAGAATCAGCTGAAAGAAAACATTGTCAGAGAGCTAACCCGTTTGCAAAGCGTAAAGTGGTATGTTGCCGTTAAGGTTAATATGGACAGAAGAGATATCAACGGCGAGGTTGTAGACGAGGCCTCTCCAGTGTTCAAGTCCCTCACAAAGCCAGTTTGTCTGAAGACACAATTGATGGTCAAATAG